The Antricoccus suffuscus genome has a segment encoding these proteins:
- the selA gene encoding L-seryl-tRNA(Sec) selenium transferase, translating into MQDSRRATPRTDHVLADPRLAEAVGVLGIGIVKRAVTLALQRCRADELDPGAVADWAWESLPAAATSMRRVINATGVVVHTNLGRAPLSQAAVDAIQIAAGATDVEMDLESGRRSRRGEAALAALAAAVPSAGGVHVVNNGAAALALVTCALAMGRNIIVARGEMVEIGDGFRLPELIESIGATLREVGTTNRVRLADYESAIDDDTAYVLKVHPSNFLVSGFTSSVAVSELATLPVPVVADIGSGLLGPHPRLPDEPSASAWLDAGADLVTASGDKLLGGPQCGLMLGEASLVDRLRRHPFARAVRVDKLTLAALEATLIGPPPPVSTSLTVTAAQLHARATRICAALDGIGAAVVDSAAAVGGGGAPGVELPSAALAVPASLAHALRVGDPPVVGRVERGRLLLDLIAVAPADDALIVEAIHRAIHATKSSA; encoded by the coding sequence TTGCAAGATTCGCGTCGCGCTACGCCGCGGACCGACCATGTCCTTGCCGACCCGCGGCTGGCCGAGGCCGTCGGCGTACTAGGTATTGGCATCGTGAAGCGAGCGGTGACGCTGGCGCTGCAACGGTGCCGGGCGGATGAACTCGACCCAGGAGCGGTAGCGGACTGGGCTTGGGAATCCCTGCCTGCGGCCGCCACGTCGATGCGACGCGTCATCAACGCGACCGGCGTAGTCGTGCACACCAACCTCGGCCGGGCACCGCTGTCGCAGGCCGCCGTTGACGCGATACAGATAGCCGCCGGAGCCACTGATGTCGAGATGGATCTCGAGTCCGGTAGGCGCAGCAGGCGCGGCGAAGCCGCATTGGCGGCGCTTGCCGCTGCCGTTCCATCCGCGGGTGGTGTGCACGTGGTCAACAATGGAGCGGCGGCGCTCGCGTTAGTCACGTGCGCGCTCGCGATGGGCCGCAACATCATCGTGGCCCGGGGAGAGATGGTTGAGATCGGCGATGGGTTCCGGTTGCCGGAGCTGATCGAGTCGATTGGTGCCACTTTGCGCGAGGTGGGCACCACCAACCGTGTCCGGCTCGCCGACTACGAGTCGGCGATCGACGACGACACGGCGTACGTGCTCAAGGTGCACCCTTCCAACTTCCTGGTCTCCGGATTCACGTCGTCAGTGGCGGTTTCCGAGCTCGCGACGCTCCCCGTGCCCGTCGTGGCCGACATCGGCTCCGGGCTGCTCGGCCCGCATCCGCGGCTGCCTGACGAGCCGAGCGCGTCCGCCTGGCTTGATGCGGGCGCGGACCTGGTCACCGCGTCCGGCGACAAGCTGTTGGGCGGCCCGCAATGTGGCCTGATGCTGGGGGAGGCCAGTCTGGTCGATCGGCTTCGACGTCATCCCTTCGCGCGCGCCGTACGCGTGGACAAGCTGACCCTGGCTGCGCTCGAGGCAACGTTGATCGGCCCGCCGCCGCCCGTATCGACCTCCCTAACGGTCACGGCTGCGCAGTTGCATGCGCGGGCAACGCGAATCTGCGCCGCGCTGGACGGGATCGGTGCTGCGGTCGTCGATTCGGCGGCCGCTGTAGGTGGGGGAGGCGCGCCCGGTGTCGAGCTGCCAAGTGCCGCTCTAGCAGTGCCGGCGTCCTTGGCACATGCCCTGAGGGTCGGCGACCCACCAGTGGTTGGCAGAGTCGAACGCGGACGACTACTTCTCGACCTGATAGCGGTGGCGCCGGCCGACGACGCGCTCATCGTCGAAGCCATACACCGCGCGATACACGCGACCAAGTCGAGCGCGTAG